A genome region from Pirellulales bacterium includes the following:
- a CDS encoding class II fumarate hydratase encodes MPEFRIEHDSMGEVRVPAQAYYGAQTMRAVENFPISGWPLPPDLIHALGLVKLAAGIANRDLGKLTKSGKNRLNDAQVEALLSACREVVAGKLDDQFPIDVFQTGSGTSSNMNANEVIANRAIELMKGDRLADAKPIHPNDHVNMGQSTNDMFPTAIHVAVALSIQNKLIPALERFQKSLARKAAEWDKIIKIGRTHLADATPLRLGQEIGGLARQLELSVGRARRAIEAILELPAGGTAVGTGINTHPEFGGRVAAALAKETGVPFVEAADHFEANAQRDGLVECHGQLRAIAVTLFNLSNNLRWLGSGPRCGFYEVKLPDRQPGSSIMPGKVNPVMSESMMQVAARVMGNDQTVALSGAAGGQFQLNIMMPVMGHATLESVNLLASSANAYVEFCADDMEANPEACEASVEKSLSMVTSLNPLIGYERAAQLAKEAFKSGKTIRQLCAEKGEIEPTELNKALDPWSMTEPHA; translated from the coding sequence ATGCCCGAATTTCGCATTGAACACGACTCGATGGGCGAGGTGCGCGTGCCCGCCCAGGCCTATTACGGCGCGCAAACGATGCGCGCGGTGGAGAATTTTCCGATCTCGGGCTGGCCCTTGCCCCCCGATCTGATTCACGCGCTGGGGTTGGTGAAGTTGGCCGCCGGCATCGCCAATCGCGATCTTGGCAAGCTGACCAAGTCGGGCAAGAACCGCCTGAACGACGCGCAGGTTGAGGCCCTGCTCAGCGCCTGCCGCGAGGTCGTCGCCGGCAAGCTGGACGATCAGTTTCCGATCGACGTGTTTCAAACCGGATCGGGCACCTCGAGCAACATGAACGCCAACGAGGTGATCGCCAACCGCGCCATCGAACTGATGAAAGGGGACCGGCTGGCGGACGCCAAGCCGATTCATCCCAACGACCATGTGAACATGGGTCAAAGCACCAACGACATGTTCCCCACGGCGATTCATGTGGCGGTGGCGCTGTCGATTCAAAACAAGTTGATTCCGGCGCTAGAGCGGTTTCAGAAGTCGCTTGCCCGCAAGGCCGCCGAGTGGGACAAGATCATCAAGATTGGCCGCACCCATCTGGCCGACGCCACTCCGCTGCGGTTGGGACAGGAAATTGGTGGGCTGGCGCGGCAACTTGAGTTGAGCGTTGGCCGCGCGCGGCGCGCGATCGAGGCGATCCTCGAACTGCCAGCCGGCGGCACCGCCGTCGGCACCGGCATCAACACGCATCCCGAGTTTGGCGGCCGCGTGGCGGCGGCGCTGGCCAAGGAAACCGGCGTGCCGTTTGTGGAAGCGGCCGACCACTTCGAGGCCAACGCCCAACGCGACGGACTGGTGGAGTGCCACGGTCAGTTGCGCGCCATCGCCGTCACGCTCTTCAACCTGTCGAACAATCTCCGCTGGCTGGGCTCGGGCCCGCGCTGCGGATTCTATGAGGTCAAGCTGCCCGACCGGCAGCCGGGCAGTTCGATCATGCCGGGCAAGGTCAATCCGGTGATGAGCGAGAGCATGATGCAGGTGGCGGCGCGAGTGATGGGCAACGACCAGACCGTGGCGCTCAGCGGCGCGGCGGGGGGGCAGTTTCAGCTCAATATCATGATGCCGGTCATGGGGCACGCGACGCTCGAAAGCGTGAACCTGCTGGCCAGTTCGGCCAACGCGTATGTCGAGTTCTGCGCCGACGACATGGAGGCCAATCCCGAGGCCTGCGAGGCCAGTGTGGAAAAAAGCCTGTCGATGGTCACCAGCCTCAATCCGCTCATCGGTTACGAACGAGCGGCGCAATTGGCGAAAGAGGCGTTCAAGTCGGGCAAGACCATTCGCCAGCTCTGCGCGGAAAAGGGAGAGATCGAACCGACGGAGCTGAACAAGGCGCTCGATCCCTGGAGCATGACCGAACCGCACGCCTGA
- a CDS encoding STAS domain-containing protein translates to MTVVRFVERKILDEASIQGLGQELFNLVEDENRSKLLLNFSTVEFLSSAALGKLITLDKKVKAHGGKLKFSNIRPEIYEVFAITKLNKLFDIKEDEADALAAF, encoded by the coding sequence GTGACGGTCGTCCGCTTTGTCGAGCGCAAGATATTGGACGAGGCCAGCATTCAGGGCCTGGGGCAAGAGCTCTTCAATCTGGTGGAGGACGAAAACCGCAGCAAGCTGCTGCTCAACTTCTCCACCGTCGAGTTTCTTTCTAGCGCAGCGCTGGGCAAGTTGATCACGCTCGACAAGAAGGTGAAGGCGCACGGCGGCAAGTTGAAGTTCTCCAACATTCGGCCGGAGATCTATGAGGTCTTCGCCATCACCAAATTGAACAAGCTGTTTGACATCAAAGAGGACGAGGCGGACGCGCTGGCCGCCTTTTGA
- a CDS encoding ATP-binding protein, whose amino-acid sequence MTQPHWTWLREQVIPSDSEAGQRLIEELLEELQAHGWDAQEVFSVRLAMDEALANAIRHGNCRDANKEVRVCCRLSADRLQIEVADEGPGFDPGQVPDCTHPENLERPCGRGIMLMRCFMSHVEYNAQGNAVVMEKRRCGGEKVPDES is encoded by the coding sequence ATGACCCAACCCCACTGGACCTGGCTGCGAGAACAGGTCATTCCTAGCGATTCGGAAGCGGGACAACGCCTCATCGAGGAGTTGCTCGAAGAGTTACAAGCCCACGGGTGGGATGCGCAAGAGGTCTTCAGCGTGCGACTGGCCATGGACGAGGCGCTGGCCAACGCCATTCGGCACGGCAACTGTCGCGACGCCAACAAAGAGGTGCGGGTCTGCTGCCGGCTCTCCGCCGATCGGTTGCAGATCGAAGTCGCCGACGAGGGGCCCGGATTCGATCCCGGCCAGGTGCCCGATTGCACCCATCCCGAAAATCTGGAACGCCCCTGCGGCCGGGGCATCATGCTCATGCGCTGCTTCATGTCGCATGTGGAATACAACGCCCAAGGCAACGCCGTCGTCATGGAAAAGCGGCGCTGCGGCGGCGAAAAAGTTCCGGACGAATCGTAG
- a CDS encoding methyltransferase domain-containing protein: protein MAEEIHWNQRYATGDTPWDTGLPSPQLMLVLKEQGIAPCRALEIGCGAGTNCVWLAQQGFDVTGLDLAPLAIERAREAAKVAGVKVDFRVADILAPLEVKPPAKFFFDRGCYHAVRRGNPDAYAPAVHRLLADGAMGLVLAGKPRPAGEPGPPTVTEEEIRSELGSLFEIVELREFRFVAILDTEVTFLGWSCLLRKRG from the coding sequence ATGGCCGAAGAAATTCATTGGAATCAGCGTTACGCAACGGGCGACACGCCGTGGGACACGGGCCTGCCATCGCCGCAACTGATGCTTGTGCTCAAGGAGCAGGGAATCGCGCCGTGCCGGGCACTTGAGATTGGCTGCGGCGCCGGCACTAATTGCGTCTGGCTCGCCCAGCAAGGTTTTGATGTCACCGGCCTCGACTTGGCGCCTTTGGCGATCGAGCGTGCCCGCGAGGCGGCCAAGGTGGCGGGCGTGAAGGTCGATTTTCGCGTGGCCGATATCCTGGCGCCTCTTGAGGTAAAGCCGCCGGCCAAGTTCTTCTTCGATCGCGGCTGTTACCACGCCGTGCGGCGCGGCAATCCAGACGCCTACGCCCCGGCGGTCCACCGCCTGCTGGCCGATGGCGCCATGGGCTTGGTGCTGGCTGGGAAACCCCGTCCTGCCGGCGAACCCGGTCCGCCGACAGTCACCGAAGAAGAAATTCGCAGCGAGCTGGGCAGCTTGTTCGAGATTGTCGAACTGCGCGAGTTTCGCTTTGTGGCGATCCTTGATACCGAGGTGACCTTCTTGGGCTGGTCTTGCCTGTTGCGCAAGCGCGGGTAA
- a CDS encoding dockerin type I repeat-containing protein, protein MRFAVLAIVLTLTASEPLHAATYTFLVDQFTSGTAGYYAPRVSGANVVWWGNVGGTGSSKREIFFHNGETTTQLTTNNYLDSDPEISGTHVAWWGMPDGTAATNREIFYFDGATTTRVTNDSIRDEGARISGGTVVWERDAGAAKEIGRSPGSHLTSNTVYDGQPSIAGSRVVWVSDSTPNNQIMLYDGATTTPIQASQYALEDPQASDTRVVWEGFKAGTTNDREIYQYDGANPNTPTNLSDNAFPDFDPQVSGETVVWWGGVFNDFQIYQYKDGVVAPISSGIRNQFPRIDGDFVVWQHFDGNDDEIYFWDGAAAVPLTNNNYNDTLPRISGNHIVWEATVGGGNQIMSALRALEGDANLDGVANGADYTIWADHFGQSGEFTEGDFNQDGKVDGADYTLWADSFTPASAAAMPIPEPATGLLALMATVAAALACRSLGWR, encoded by the coding sequence ATGCGATTTGCAGTGCTGGCCATTGTGTTGACGCTGACGGCGTCCGAGCCGCTCCATGCGGCGACCTACACGTTTCTGGTCGATCAATTCACCAGCGGAACCGCCGGCTATTACGCGCCTCGCGTCTCGGGCGCCAACGTCGTCTGGTGGGGTAATGTGGGAGGAACCGGTTCGAGCAAACGCGAAATCTTCTTTCACAACGGCGAGACGACCACGCAACTCACCACCAACAACTACCTGGATAGCGATCCCGAGATCTCCGGAACGCATGTCGCCTGGTGGGGCATGCCCGACGGCACGGCCGCGACGAACCGCGAAATTTTTTACTTCGACGGCGCCACGACCACGCGAGTGACCAACGACTCTATCCGCGACGAGGGAGCGCGGATTTCTGGCGGCACGGTGGTGTGGGAACGCGATGCCGGCGCGGCCAAAGAGATTGGGCGCTCGCCCGGATCGCACTTGACCAGCAACACGGTGTATGACGGGCAGCCTTCCATCGCTGGCTCGCGCGTGGTCTGGGTGAGCGACTCGACGCCGAATAATCAAATCATGCTCTACGACGGCGCGACGACCACGCCAATCCAAGCCAGTCAGTACGCGCTCGAAGATCCGCAGGCGTCCGACACACGCGTGGTTTGGGAAGGTTTCAAGGCGGGCACGACCAACGATCGCGAAATCTATCAATACGACGGCGCCAATCCCAACACCCCCACCAATCTCAGCGACAACGCGTTCCCTGACTTCGACCCGCAAGTTTCGGGCGAGACGGTGGTTTGGTGGGGGGGTGTCTTCAACGATTTTCAGATTTATCAATACAAGGATGGCGTCGTGGCGCCCATTTCCAGCGGGATTCGCAATCAGTTTCCGCGGATCGACGGCGACTTTGTCGTGTGGCAGCACTTCGACGGCAACGACGACGAAATCTATTTCTGGGATGGCGCCGCCGCCGTGCCGCTCACCAACAACAACTACAACGACACCTTGCCGCGCATCTCTGGCAACCACATCGTGTGGGAAGCAACCGTGGGGGGCGGCAATCAGATCATGTCCGCCCTGCGCGCGCTGGAGGGAGACGCCAATCTCGACGGCGTCGCCAACGGCGCCGACTACACCATTTGGGCAGACCACTTCGGCCAGTCTGGCGAGTTCACCGAGGGAGATTTCAATCAGGATGGCAAGGTCGACGGCGCCGACTACACGCTGTGGGCCGACAGCTTCACCCCCGCGTCGGCCGCCGCCATGCCGATCCCCGAGCCGGCCACCGGACTGTTGGCGCTGATGGCCACCGTGGCCGCCGCGCTCGCTTGCCGTAGCCTGGGCTGGCGTTGA
- a CDS encoding SGNH/GDSL hydrolase family protein: MCVATCAAWLTATTCQAGIVAATGDSQTSAYGAILQYQFNRFGLPAQALRFASGGASAPIYTGQATDIHADPPHAHDFGADALNSGAGVVLFQLGVNDSFLEPDQFAAFQTLIGAEFDAFQTAGAQVIVGANLPVLTNPNDARYALADERVRTLYNPWLQTQAAERGWLFLDNYHAIQQQPGWQSWYSDDGLTPGYVHLYGGQKVNGITPGYDWLSQQYAFGVASLCAGDADMNGVVDGADYTAWADGFHQLGGFAGGDFNCDLLIDGADYTIWADNFSPGSAAIPVPEPASWLLLVVGSWLPVITFGSSCAAAPRQYAKNCSPQLGKLGSKAAGQKTTSGAAETGNFCARSRRAAQG; the protein is encoded by the coding sequence TTGTGCGTCGCGACTTGCGCGGCGTGGTTGACGGCGACAACATGCCAAGCCGGCATTGTTGCCGCTACAGGCGACTCGCAAACCAGCGCCTATGGCGCGATTTTACAGTATCAGTTCAATCGCTTTGGCCTGCCCGCCCAGGCGCTGCGATTCGCCTCCGGCGGCGCGTCCGCGCCGATCTATACCGGGCAGGCGACTGATATTCACGCCGACCCACCGCACGCGCACGATTTTGGCGCCGACGCCCTGAACTCCGGCGCTGGCGTGGTGCTTTTTCAGTTGGGCGTCAACGACTCGTTCTTGGAACCCGATCAATTTGCGGCGTTTCAGACTCTCATCGGGGCGGAATTCGACGCCTTCCAGACCGCTGGCGCGCAAGTGATCGTCGGCGCGAATCTGCCAGTGCTGACCAATCCCAACGACGCGCGCTACGCGCTGGCCGATGAGCGGGTGCGCACGCTCTACAACCCCTGGCTGCAAACGCAGGCCGCCGAGCGCGGTTGGCTGTTTCTGGACAATTACCACGCGATCCAACAGCAGCCCGGCTGGCAAAGCTGGTATTCCGACGACGGCCTGACGCCGGGCTACGTTCACCTGTACGGCGGCCAAAAAGTCAATGGCATTACCCCCGGCTACGACTGGCTGAGCCAGCAATACGCCTTTGGCGTGGCGAGCCTCTGCGCCGGCGACGCCGACATGAATGGCGTGGTCGATGGCGCAGACTACACCGCCTGGGCGGACGGCTTTCACCAACTCGGCGGCTTCGCCGGCGGCGACTTCAACTGCGACCTGCTCATCGACGGCGCCGACTACACCATTTGGGCCGACAACTTTTCCCCTGGCAGCGCCGCAATTCCGGTCCCCGAGCCTGCAAGCTGGCTGCTGCTCGTCGTAGGGTCGTGGCTGCCAGTAATTACCTTCGGTAGTTCTTGCGCCGCCGCGCCCAGGCAATACGCCAAGAACTGCTCGCCCCAGTTGGGGAAATTGGGATCAAAAGCGGCGGGCCAAAAGACGACCAGTGGCGCGGCCGAGACGGGGAATTTTTGCGCCCGCTCGCGGCGGGCCGCCCAAGGGTGA
- a CDS encoding tetratricopeptide repeat protein, with translation MTSRTQLGRLLGALCFAAVMAGMAAGQDEPTAPFPAGPAAIDEALTPADEQPQEPAPDAADAAGDAAPEDGAATTAEQDAATPPAGDEAPADEAAPLDQPASEAEAPATPEARLQQAYELSKTAKTAAELTRMIELCDSALAANLEGQFARYGKQLISWAHNERGEVLAEQGRGEEALADFEKSLQYDSTRWKALHNRAISYALAGLYDQSLADFDATIKLKPNYANAYFNRGELLYDRGEYQQAVEDYSRAIRLAPRDSEAYNSRGHAWYKQGNFDRAVADYNRALQLEPENAAAYVNRGDTYADRGQYGQAASDYRAAIRINPNLGRAYQSTAWLMATCPDERFRHREHAVTAAKKALELDGENYRYLDTLAAAYANAGDYATAAQTVTSAIQQAPPDTAEVYQTRLGEYEANRPWREARGGSRRSTVAQSRRANAGR, from the coding sequence ATGACAAGCCGAACGCAACTTGGGCGTCTACTAGGAGCGCTTTGTTTTGCGGCAGTGATGGCGGGCATGGCGGCCGGCCAGGACGAGCCCACCGCACCCTTCCCCGCCGGCCCGGCGGCGATCGACGAAGCCCTGACGCCCGCCGACGAGCAGCCGCAGGAGCCAGCGCCCGACGCGGCGGATGCGGCGGGCGACGCAGCGCCGGAGGATGGCGCAGCAACGACCGCTGAACAAGATGCCGCGACACCGCCCGCTGGCGATGAGGCGCCCGCCGACGAGGCCGCGCCATTGGATCAACCGGCGTCCGAGGCCGAAGCGCCGGCGACTCCGGAAGCCCGCCTGCAACAGGCCTATGAACTGAGCAAGACCGCCAAAACCGCCGCGGAGTTGACGCGGATGATCGAGCTGTGCGATTCGGCGCTGGCAGCAAATCTCGAAGGGCAGTTTGCTCGCTACGGCAAACAACTCATCAGTTGGGCGCACAACGAGCGCGGCGAGGTGCTGGCCGAGCAGGGGCGCGGCGAGGAAGCGCTGGCCGATTTCGAAAAATCGCTCCAATACGACTCCACGCGCTGGAAGGCGCTGCACAACCGAGCCATCTCCTATGCGCTGGCCGGGCTGTACGATCAGTCGCTGGCCGATTTCGACGCCACGATCAAGCTCAAGCCCAACTACGCCAACGCCTATTTCAACCGTGGCGAGTTGCTCTACGATCGCGGCGAGTATCAACAGGCCGTAGAGGATTACAGCCGCGCCATTCGGTTGGCGCCGCGCGACAGCGAGGCCTACAACAGCCGCGGTCATGCCTGGTACAAGCAAGGGAACTTCGATCGGGCCGTCGCCGATTACAATCGCGCGCTGCAACTTGAGCCCGAGAACGCAGCCGCCTATGTCAATCGCGGCGACACCTACGCCGACCGCGGGCAATATGGCCAGGCGGCGAGCGATTATCGGGCGGCGATTCGCATCAATCCCAACTTGGGCCGAGCCTACCAGAGCACGGCCTGGCTGATGGCCACCTGCCCTGACGAGCGCTTTCGCCATCGCGAACATGCTGTGACCGCGGCGAAGAAGGCGCTGGAACTGGACGGCGAAAACTATCGTTATCTCGACACCCTGGCCGCGGCGTACGCCAATGCGGGCGACTACGCCACGGCGGCCCAGACGGTGACCAGCGCCATCCAGCAGGCCCCGCCCGACACGGCCGAGGTCTATCAGACGCGGCTCGGCGAATATGAGGCCAATCGACCGTGGCGCGAGGCGCGCGGCGGCAGCCGGCGGTCGACCGTGGCCCAATCGCGGCGGGCAAATGCCGGCCGATAG